AACATCGGCGTTCCGCTGACCGGAGCGCTGATCGGCCATGCGCGTATCAGGACCATAGGCGCGCAGGAACATCGTGGCGGCCATCGCGGCAGAGCGGTGAATTGTTGCCTCGTCGGTGCCTGTAGCCCTTGCCGCAGCGCGATCGTGAACTGCCAGCCCGCAAAGCCGGATCAACTGCCGGGCGGCCATTGCCGTATCCTCCATCTCCAGCTCGCGCCGGTTGACGAACATTTCCAGCCTGTCGCGAAGGGGGTGCCCCAGCAATGTCTCGAACCGTTGGTGATAGCTCCTGGCGATTGCCGGAAAACGGTTCGCCTCTCCGATCGCGAGCCGGGACAGTCGTATCTCATGATCCGAGTTCAGCCAGCCGGTGATCTCTGTCGTCATGCGGGGCAGGCCGCTGGCGGCAGGCAGATCAAGCGGGATCGAATCCAGCGGCTTGGCTTGATAGCGTTCCATGGCCGCCTGCATGGTTTTCTGAAACATCAAGCGCTTGTCCGGAAAATAGGCATAAAGGGTTGCTTTCGATACACCGGCGGCCTGGGCGATGTCGTCGACTCCGGCACCGGCATATCCATCACGCTGGAAAATCCGCCATGCGCCGTCCAGCACCTGATTGATCTTGCGTCCCAATACGGCATTCCTGCTGTTTTTCAGTCTAACCATGATCACTCGTCCCGATAAAACATCCTTGCATATACAATGTATGTCGACGCCCGATAGTTGCATCGGGGGCGCTGAAGCGTTTGTCTGCCGAAGATGTAAAGAAAGATTCAATTTTGCCTGAAAATTTGGCACGAACTGCGTGGAAGCCGTCGGCGCTTTCGCCTAGCCTCGAAGAAGTGCAAGTCGAATCGTCAGTGTGAAAAAGGAGCCTGCAATGGCCAACACGCATACTTCATTTCGTGAATCTGTAGAGCGGATGTTCACACATGCCGCGGGGCTGATGGCCTTGCCCCCCGGCCTGGAAGAGAAGATTCGGGTTTGCAATTCGACCTATACGGTGCGGTTCGGCGTCCGGTTGCGCGGCCAGATCCAGACATTCACGGGTTATCGCTCGGTCCATTCCGAACATATGGAGCCGGTGAAGGGCGGGATTCGCTATTCGCTCGATGTCAACCAGGACGAGGTAGAGGCGCTGGCCGCGCTGATGACCTATAAATGCGCGCTGGTCGAGGTGCCCTTCGGTGGCTCCAAGGGTGGGCTGCGCATCGATCCGCGGCAATGGGACGAGGACGAGCTGGAGCGGATAACCCGCCGTTTCACCTATGAATTGTCGCGCCGCAACCTGATCTCGCCCAGCCAGAACGTCCCGGCCCCCGACATGGGCACGGGCGAGCGCGAGATGGCGTGGATGGCCGATGCCTTCAAGCGCCTGCATCCAGACGACATCAACGCCAAGGCCTGCGTGACCGGCAAGCCGCGTACCGCGGGCGGCATCGACGGGCGGGTCGAGGCGACCGGGCGGGGCGTGCAATACGCGTTGCGCGAATTCTTCCGCCATGACGACATGATGAAGCGGGCCGGGCTGGAGGGAACGCTCGCTGGCAAGCGGATCATCGTGCAGGGTCTGGGCAATGTGGGCTATCACGCCGCGCTGTTCCTTGCCTCCGAGGACAAGGCGCTGATTACCGCGGTGATCGAGCGAGATGGCGTGATCAGCAATCCGAAAGGGCTCGATATCGGGGCGCTCAAGGCGCATATCGCCGCGACTGGCGGGGTCGAGGGCTTCCCGGGTGGCGACTTCCGCCCCGAAGGTCTCGCCGCGCTGGAAGACGATTGCGACGTGCTGATCCCGGCGGCCGTGGAAAGCGTCATCCATGGCGGCAATGCCGACCGGATCAAGTGCAAACTCATCATAGAGGCCGCGAACGGTCCCGTGACCGCCGATGCCGACGAGATCCTCAAGCGCAAGGGCGTCGTCATCATCCCCGACATGTATGCCAACGCCGGCGGTGTGACGGTGTCCTATTTCGAATGGGTCAAGAACCTGTCGCAGATCAGCCTCGGCCGTCTGGAGCGTCGCCATGAAGAGGCCCGCGCCCGCATGCTGGTCGAGGAACTGGAACGTCTGTCGGCCGATACCGGCCTGAACTGGACGCTCTCCAAGGGCTTCAAGGAGGCGTTCCTGACCGGCGCCGATGAACTCGAACTGGTCCGCTCGGGGCTGGACGACACCATGCGCGAGGCCTTCGGCAAGATGAAGGAGGTCTGGCTTGGCAATAGCAAGGTGGATGACATGCGCACCGCCGCCTATGTGGTCGCGATCCGCAGGATTTCCAATGTTTACGGTTCCCTGGGGCTGTGACATGTGAATAGGGGGCGAAAGCCCGTGTGAATTCCGCCCTCTGAACCGGGGCGGAATTTGTTCTTGTTTCTCTTCATGAGTGCACTTCTTCCGCCCGGCGGAGGTATTGTCTCCGATTGTGACGCGGGGTTTCGGTTGTGACCGGCAAGGCTGGTCTTAAGATGGTGGCTGGATCAGTCAGGAAAACATGCCGGGGCGGATTGCCGTTCCGGAGGGAGGATCGGATGAGCTACAAGGCACCAGTCGAGCAGATCGAATTCATTTTGAATCATGTCGTGCCCTACGGTCAGGTCGCTGCGACGGAACATTTCAGCGAGGCCGGTTTCGACACGGCCAGCGCGATTCTGACAGAGGCGGGCAAACTGGCCGGCAATGTGCTCGCGCCCCTGAACCGCAATGGCGATGAGACCCCGGCGCGGCTGGAAAACGGCAAGCTGCGCTCCTCGCCCGGCTTTGACGAAGGCTTCCGCGCGATCGCCGAAGGCGGTTGGGTCGGACTGGCCGCCGATCCGGAACATGGTGGGATGGGACTGCCGCAGGCGCTCAACATGGCCGTGGCCGAGATGATGTCGGGGGCCTGCCTGTCCCTGCAACTCAACCCGCTGCTGACGCAGGGCCAGATCGAGGCGCTGGAACATCACGCCAGCGACGAATTGAAATCGCTTTACCTGCCCAAGCTGAACAGCGGCGAATGGTCCGGCACAATGAACCTGACCGAGCCGGGGGCGGGCAGCGATGTCGGCGCCCTGACCACCAAGGCCGAGCGTAACGAGGATGGCAGCTATTCGATCACCGGGCAGAAGATTTTCATCACCTGGGGCGACAGCGACGTGACCGAAAATGTCTGTCACGCGGTCCTGGCGCGGCTGCCGGACGGGGCCAAGGGCACAAAAGGGATCAGCCTGTTCATGGTGCCAAAACTCATCCCCGACGAGAACGGCAATCCCGGCGTGGCCAACAGCCTCAAGGTCGTCAGCCTCGAGGAAAAGACCGGCATCCACGGCAGCCCGACCTGCGTCATGAGCTATGAGGGCGCGACCGGCTGGCTGATCGGTGAAGAGCACAAGGGCATGGCGGCCATGTTCACGATGATGAACTGCGCCCGGCTTGGTGTCGGGATGCAGGGGATCGGCGTGGGCGAGGCGGCGCTGCAGCAGGCCGTCGCTTACGCGCAAGAGCGCAACCAGATGGGCCCGATCATCCGCCATCCCGATGTCCGGCGGATGCTGGCCACCGCACGGGCCGAGATTTTCGCCGCCCGCGCCATCGCCCTGGCCTGCGCCACCGCGATCGATCTCGAACGGGCGACCGGCGACGCCGATCATGCCGCGCGCGCGGCTTTCCTGACCCCGATTGCCAAGGCCTACGGCACCGATACCGGCTGGCGCGTGGCCGATACGGCGGTGCAGGTGCATGGCGGCATGGGTTATATCGAGGAGACTGGCGTATCCCAGTATTTGCGCGATGTCCGCATCACCCAGATCTACGAGGGCACGAACGGTATCCAGGCCATGGACCTGGTGGGGCGCAAGCTCTCAGACGGGGGAGAGGCGGCGGCGAGGCTGCTCGACGAGATCCTTGACGGGGCCAAATCCGCGCAGGGCGATCATCCCGAACTGGCGAACGAGGTCTGGCAGGCCGCCGAAACCCTGCGCGAGGCGACGCAGACCATGCTGGAACGCGATCTGCCCGAGCGTTTTGCCGGCGCTGTGCCCTATCTCTCGGCTTTCGCACGGGTGCTGGGTGGATATTATCATCTGCTCGCGGCACGGGCAGGGGGCGAGCCACAGCATGCGCTGGCACGGGTCTTCATCCGCCGGGTCCTGCCACGTTTCAGCACCGATCTGGACGAGGCGCTGGCCGGGCTGGAAGATTTGACCGCCATCAGCGACGAAACCCTGGCCGGGGAGGTCGGCGCTTGATCTCCACCCCGTTCGAGACACCGCCCGAAGCGGGCGAAGCCATTTCTGTCGCGGACGGGGTGCTGTGGCTGCGTCTGCCTCTGCCCATGGCGCTGGATCATGTGAATATCTATGCGCTTGAGGAAGGCGATGGCTGGACCATTGTCGATACCGGTTTCGACACCGGCCTGACGCGCGAAATATGGGGCAAGCTGCGCAGCGGCCCGCTTGGCGGCAAGCCGATCCGGCGCATCATCGGCACGCATCACCACCCTGACCATATCGGCCTCGCGGGCTGGTTCATGGACAGCGACGGTGCCGAGCTGCTGATGAGCCGGACCGCGTGGCTCATGGCCCGGATGCTGCAACTCGACCTGCAGGAACGCCCGACCAGGGAGGCGCTGGCCTTCTGGCGTTGGGCAGGCATGCCGCCTGAACTGCTGGCAAAGCGCGCAGAACAACGGCCCTTCAATTTCGCCGATGTCGTCGCGCCGATGCCGCTTGGCTACACAAGGCTGACCGATGGGCAGGCGATCCGTTTCGGCGGGCGCAACTGGACGGTCGCGATGGGGCATGGCCATGCGCCCTGCCACGCCACCTTCTGGTCGCAGGATGATGATCTGGTGATCGGTGGCGATCAGTTGCTGTCCTCGATCTCTCCCAATCTCGGCGTTCACCCGACCGAGCCCGAGGCCGATCCGGTCGGCGAATGGCTGGCAAGCTGCACCCGCATGCTGGAGCTGGCCGAGCCCCGGCATTTCGTGCTGCCGGGCCACAAGCTGCCCTTTACCGGCCTGCCCGACAGGCTGCGGCAGTTGATCGACAATCACCACGGCGCCCTTGGCCGGATGGAGGCCGCCTTGCGCAAGGCCCCTCGCAGCGCCGTGGAATGCTTCGACATCCTGTTCAAGCGCCGCATCGACGAATCGGTCTTTGGCCTCGCCCTGGTCGAGGCGGTAGCGCATGTGAACCATCTGCGCTTCAGGGGCGCGATCCGCGCGGTCGGCGAAAGGGATGGCGCGGCGCTTTGGGGGGCGTGACAGCGCGGTCTCTTTCGGCTATCGGAGAGCCAAGGACAACCGGAGGGCACAGGCATGGCCGATCATCACGAGATTACCGAACACGAACATGGCACCATGGACATCACCCAACACAGGAAAACCTTCGCCGGGTTCATCCGGGCTGCCATCTGGGTTTCGGTGATATCGATCCTGATCCTGATCTTCATGGCGCTGACAAACGCTTGATGACCGGCGCGGGAAACTGACATGAAAAGACGCGTTTTCATTGCGGCGGCCTTGCCGTTGGCTCTATCCGCCTGCGGTGCCGACAACATCTGGGCCAGCGACGAGGCAGTGCGGGCGGCACGTTTCGTGTCAAACGAACCGCCCTCGATCACCCTGTTCACGGTGATCGGCATTCCGCGCGGCGAGGGTGGCCATAGTGCGCTGATGATCAATGGCAGCCAGCGGGTGATGTTCGATCCCGCCGGAAGCTGGAACCACCCGCAGATCCCCGAACGGCATGACGTGCTCTACGGGATCACCGACAATTTCAAGAACTTCTACATCGATTACCACGCGCGCGAGACCTATTGGGTCGCCGAGGAAACCGTGCCCGTATCCCGACAGGTCGCAGATATCGCGATTCGCCGGGCCGAGGCGAACGGGGCCGCGAATAAAAGCTTCTGTGCGGTCGAGACCGGCAGCGTCCTCCGGGGCGTTCCGGGATTCGAGAATGCGCCGACCGGCTTTTCTCCGATCAAGATGCGGAAATGGTTTCTGACCTTGCCGGGCGTGACTTCGAAACGCCACCGGGACGGGGATCCGGCGAATAACCACAATGTCCTCATCCGCCAGAAAAACGGCCAGATGACCGGCTACCCCAGGACATAGAGCATCCCGAAAAGGGTGATCGCACCGCCAAGAATGGCAAGGATGACATTCTTGGTCAGGACGCCGATGGCCACCGTCACGATCGCTGCCGACAGGCGGGCCGGCTCTGGTTGGCCGCCGGTCGCAGCGGGCCACATGACCAGCGGTGCGACCAGCGCCGGCAGGACCGCGACAGGCGTATAGCGCAGCATGCGCATGAACCATTGCGGCAGATCGCGATTCCCCAGGGCGCCAAGGAATGACCAGCGGATCAGGAATGTGCCGATCCCCAGCAGGATGATCACCACCCAGATGGACAGGTCCGAATGGGCCTCGTTCATGATCCGGCCTCCTGCCGCCGTTCGGTCCAGACCTCCAGCAGGGCGCCGGTTGCCATGCCGAAAAGGGCGGCGATCATCATTCCCAGCCCGGACGGCAACCCGGCCAAAAGCAGCGCCGCAACGATCGAGACGAAACAGGCAGCCATATGCGCGGGGGTGCGCAGCATCGGGGCGATCATCGCGAGGAAGGTGATCGGCATCGCGAAATCCAGCGCAATATCATCGGGAATGGCCCGGCCAAGCGTTGCGCCCAGCCAGCTTGCCGCGATCCAGGGGATGCACATCGCCACCGCCGCGCCAAAGAAATAGGCCAGCCGCTGCTGCAGGGTCAGGCGCGGATGGTGTTCGTAATGCTGGATCGCCAGCGCATAGCTCTGATCGATCAGCGTATAGGCGATCCATGCCTTCTGCCGGCCCGTGGCGCCTTTCAGCCAGGGCACCAGCGATGCCGAATACATCGCCATCCGCAGATTGACGGCAAGGCCGGACAGGATCACCACCCATGTGGGCGCGTGATCCGATAAAAGCTGCACGGCGGTGAATTGCGAGGCTCCCGCCAGGACCAGCACCGAGAACCCGAGGATCTGGGCGATATCGATTCCGGCTTCGAGCGCCACGACTCCGAAGAGCATCGCAAAGGGGACGATCACGATCAGGAAGGGCAGGCTCTGGATCATGCCAAAGCGGAACGCCTGTGCCGGGTTGCGGGCCAGGGCGCGTGCGCTGGCCGCTTCGGCAGCCGCTTGCCGAGGCTCTGGTTGCGAGGCTGGCGACGGGGCCATGGCGAGGGTATTCCTGTAAAGCGTGCGGGCCCCTTGCTTGCATGATGTGCAGCGAGAGGCAAGAACCCCATGAAGATTTGCGCTCCGGTTCCCGACGCCGTGCTGCCTCAGGCGGTGTCGCTGTGGCGCAGCGCTTTCGGTGGCAGGGAAGCTGCGATACCTGCCCGCGCCGAGAACGCCATCGCGGTGATGCGTGGGGAGGTGATCGAGGGAATCGTCGGGCTTCGCGATGATCGCGGTGGGTTCCTGGCAGTCACGCCGCCCTTGATGCGCCTGCTGTTCCGTCCCGCTCCGCCTACCGCTGACCTGGTTCTCGACGGCATCGTCGTACGCCAATCCCGCCGAGGGTTCGGCCGGGCCTTGGTTGCCGCGGCCGAAGCCGAGGCACGCCGCCGACGCCGTCACGGTCTGCGGGCCGAGGTACGGCTGCGGGATCGTGGCGCCGTCGCCTTTTATCGTAGTCTCGGTTTCGTCGAGGAAACACGCGGCCGATACGGCTGGCCCTGGTCGGGAAAGGTTGCGGTGATGCGCAAGCCGGTCTGAGCCGCGGAGGGGATCGCGTCGCGCAAGGGACCGGGCCGGGGGCGATTCCCGCGAGGTTCGGACAAAAGGTATTTGGACAAAGAAGAAGGGGGGGCGAGAGGTCCATTGGGGAAGGCGGTCCAGCGGAGCGGTAATCCAGTATGTTTTTCGTACTGGAATGGACGGCCTGGTCTTTGGATGCTGCCCTGATTGTCCGGCTCCCGCCGCGCATGGCCCTGATTTGCCGTGCAACGCGCGTTGCCTGTGTACGTCCTGTGTACGGGTTGTGTACGCGCTGTGCACGGGTTGTGCAGGTGAAAATCCAGCAAATGCTGGCCAAGATCGTAGCGTGCGCCGATCTGTTGCATTGCGCAACGTTCGCTGCCGTTGCGCGTGGTTCAGCCGAACACGCCCGCCGCACGTCCGATCAGCATGAAGCCCCGCGCCGAGCGGGTATCGGCCAGCGCCGCCAGTTGTTCATCGTCCAGCCTTGGGGTGTCACGGGTCAGCAGCACGTCGAAATGGCGCAGGAAATGATGGGCGGTGTCGCGGAAAATCTCGTCCCCGCGCAGCAGTGCCGTGGCGGTCTCAAGCGCGATTTCATCATGAATTCCACCGATTTTCGCTGCGATTTCATCGCGTTCCCCCTCGGCAAAGCGGCGCCAGATCGCCGGCGGAACGGGGTCGGGCGGCAGCTCGTCCATATAGACGTCATGTTCGGCCAGCAGCGTGACGACATCCTGCGCGGCTCGCAGGACCCGCGCGGTCTCGTGGTCCTTCAATGCCATGCGCAGGGCCGCGATGGTTTCCTGGTCATTCGCATCATCGGGAAAATTGAGTGCCCGGATCAGAATTTCCGAGGGTATTTCAACAGGTTCAGGGGCGTCGAAGCGCAGGCTCGCCTGCTGCGGCTGAGAGGCCGGATGCGCGGGCCGCGCCGCTGGCGGCACCGGTTTAGCGGCGCGCGCCGGGGCCTTGGCGGCAGGTTGCCGCAGCGGTTGCGCGCCGGTGACGATGGGTTCGGCAGATGCCGGTTTGGGCCGTTTCGCCGCGAGTTCCTGCAATTGCGACAGGTTTCCGCGTAATTCCGCGGCCTCTTCGCGTAGTTTGTTGATGGCGCGGGCGATCCCGACCGCCATCCAGATCAGCGCGAAGGGCATGACCACCCCTGTGATCGTCAGGATCCGGGTCATGCCACCGGATTCCGGATGCGTCTCTCCGGGGATCAGCAGCCAGAACAACAGCAGCAACAGCAGCCAGGCCACGCTCAGGGCGAGGCCGATGATCATTTCCGTGTTGCGATCCGTCATCATGGCGTCATGGGTGTTCAGGGCCATTGCCTATTCATACCGGATGGCAACGATCTCGTAGCTGCGTTGCCCGCCCGGCGTGTTCACCTCGACGCTGTCGCCTTCCTCCTTGCCGATCAGCGCGCGGGCCAGGGGTGAGCGCATGTTCAGAAGGCCACGTTCGATATCGGCCTCGGCCTCGCCGACGATCTGATAACTGCGCTCTTCCTCGGTATCCTCGTCGATCAGATCGACGGTGGCGCCGAACTTGACCGAACCCGACAGCTTGGCGGGATCGATCACCTCGGAGCGCGACAGGACCGATTCCAGCTCCTTGATGCGGCCTTCGATGAAGCCCTGCTTTTCACGGGCGGCGTGATATTCGGCGTTCTCCGACAGATCGCCATGTTCGCGTGCCTCGGCGATGGCACGGATAATGGCGGGGCGCTCTGTCGATTTCAGCCGGGTGAGTTCCTGTTCCAGCGCCTGAAATCCGCTGCGCGTTATGGGTAGTTTGTCCATCGCTGCCCTGTCCTGTCCTGGGTTGCGTTATTGTGTCGATGCTAACCGAACGCCCCCGCCATTCGAAATGACAGGGGCGCGAAATCCTGACTGGCATCGTGACTCCAAATTCATGGGCTTTGCAAGGGCGAGGACGGCCGTGACGGCAGTTTTCGGCTTGCGAATTCGCTGCGTCACGATTGCGCGAGAGAAAAACGCCATGTAGTGCTGTGTCAGCCAGAGAAAGGGGAGACTTCCAGCCATGACCGACGAGACCCAGACCCTTCGCGAATCGATGGAATACGATGTTGTGATCGTTGGGGCAGGGCCTGCAGGCCTGTCGGCGGCGATCCGGCTCAAGCAGATCAACCCCGAGATCGAGGTTGTGGTTCTGGAAAAGGGCTCGGAAGTGGGCGCGCATATCCTCTCGGGCGCGGTGCTGGACCCAAGCGGGCTGAACCGGTTGATCCCCGACTGGAAAGAGAAGGGCGCGCCGGTCGCGACCGAGGTCGTGGACGACAATTTCTTCGTTCTGGGCGAATCCGGGCAGATGAAGGTGCCGAACTGGCCGATGCCGCCCCTGATGAACAATCACGGCAATTACATCGTCAGCATGGGCAATGTCTGCCGCTGGCTGGCCGAGCAGGCCGAAGAGCTTGGCGTCGAGGTCTTTCCCGGCATGGCCGCCAGCCAGGTGGTCTGGGACGGCAATCGCGTCAAGGGCGTCGTGGCGGGCGAGATGGGATTGAATGCCGATGGCACCCCCGGCCCGCAATACGAGCCGGGGATGGAGTTGCATGGCAAATATGTCTTCATCGCCGAGGGTGTCCGGGGCAGCCTTGCCAAGGAAATCATGGCCAAGCTGAACCTCTCGGAGGGCCATGAGCCGCAGAAATTCGGCCTTGGGATGAAGGAAATCTGGGAGGTCGCACCCGAGAAATTCAAGAAAGGCCGCGTCGTGCACACGATGGGCTGGCCCTTGGGCAAGAACGCGGGCGGCGGCAGCTTCATCTATCATTTCGAGGATAACCAGGTGCTTGTCGGTTTCGTCGTCCACCTGAATTACGAGAACCCGCATCTGTATCCCTACATGGAATTCCAGCGCTTCAAGCATCACCCGATGGTGGCCGAACTGCTGGAGGGCGGCAAGCGCGTGGCTTACGGCGCCCGTGCGATCAGTGAAGGCGGCTGGCAGTCGATCCCCGAGCTGTCCTTCGATGGTGGCGTGCTGCTTGGCTGCTCGGCCGGGCTGGTGAACGTGCCGCGGATCAAGGGCAACCACAACGCGATGATCTCGGGCATCGAGGCTGCGGAAGCGGCGGCGGCGGCCCTGGCCGAAGGACGCGAAGGCGACCGGCTGGAGGCCTATGACGCGGCGCTTCGCAGCGGTGATGTCGGCAAGGACCTGAAACGCGTCCGCAACGTCAAGCCGATCTGGTCGAAAATGGGCCTGTGGTGGTCGCTGGCGCTTGGCGGCTTCGACATGTGGGTGGCGAACCTGACCGGCTGGAATCCGCTTGGTACCTGGAAACACGGCAAGACGGATGCGCAGGCGACCGGAAAGGCCAGCGATTACGATCCGATCGATTACCCCAGGCCCGATGGCAAGCTTAGCTTCGACAGGCTCACCAATGTCGCTTTTTCCTTCACCAATCACGAGGAAAGCCAGCCCTGCCACTTGAAACTAAAGGATTCGGCGGTGCCGATCTCGGTCAACCTGCCGGAATTCGCAGAGCCTGCACAGCGTTACTGTCCTGCCGGGGTCTATGAGGTGGTCGAGGATGGTGGCGATCCGCGCTTCGTGATCAACTTCCAGAACTGCGTCCATTGCAAGACTTGCGACATCAAGGACCCAAGCCAGAACATCAACTGGACCACCCCGCAGGGGGGCGACGGGCCGAATTACCCGAATATGTGATGACGGGGCGAGGATGCCGACATTGCCCCGAGCGATTCGGGGCGTTAGGCTCGCGTCAACAACAATATTACTTTTTCGATGGATGACGTGAACACGACTCGACCGAACCAGGCCCTGATCGCCGCGCTGATCGCAGGAATTTTCCTGCCTTTGGCGACATCGTCCGCCGCGCAGGAGCCGCCGCCGCCGCGCCCCGATAATCACGAGGCGTCGCTATCCGAGGCGTCATCCGATGACAGCCCGCCCGCACCGTTGACCAAGGGGCTCGCGGGGCCATTCCTTGCGGCGCGCATGGCGACGGTTCTGAACGATTACCGGGCGGCAGCGCGATATTTCTCGCAGGCCGTCGCCCAGGACCCGAATGACCGCTACTTGCAGGACGGTGCCCTCGTCGCGCTCATCTCGGCGGGAAATCTCGAACGCGCGATCGAATTGGCGGATCAGATGGCCACACAGGGCGGTGGGACCGAATTGTCGGCACTGGTGCGCAGGGTCAACCTGGCCCAGAAGGGCGATTGGACCGGATTGCTGGAATTGCTGGATGCCGATGCCGCCGACAGCAATACCAAGGACAACAATCTTCTCGACGGGCTGATGCGGGCATGGGCGCTTCTGGGGACGGGAAACGCCTCGGACGCGCTGGCCACCTTCGAAGATATGGCGAAGGCCCGCGACGTGGCGCCCATGGTTCAGTATCACCTTGCCCTGGCACGCGCGATGGTGGGCGATTACGAGGGGGCGCAAAGCCTGCTGTCCAATCGGCAGGCCGGCGATCATCTTCTTGGCCTGACCGCGCGCGTCCAGATCCTGGCGCAGCTGGAGCGCCGGGACGAGGCGATCGCACTCTTGGACAGCGTACAGGGGATCGAGGCCGAGCCCCAGCTTGTCGAGTTGCGCGAAAAGCTGGAATCGGACGAGCAGATCACTTTTGATGCGGTGCAAAACCCGGCCGACGGGCTGGCGCAGCTCTTGCTGACATTCGCAAGCGCATTGGCCTCCAGTCCCAATCCCAACCCCGAACCGTTATCCTTGATTCATGCGCGGCTGGCGGCGTGGCTTTCTCCCGATCTTGGGGCGGCGCGATTGACCGTGGCGCAACTGTTGCAGGAACGGCGGCAATTCGATCTCGCCGAACGGGAATTCGAGGCGATGCGCCGGATGGGGGAAATGCGTCCGGTGGCCGAGTTGTCGCGGATCGATGCGCTCTCCCGTGCGGGCCGCCAGGACGAGGCTGAAAGCGCCGCCTTGTCGCTGACTGCCGCCTATCCCGAATTGCCGCAAGCATGGGTCGCGCTTGGCGATCTGTTGCGCCAGCAGGAGAAATTCTCGCAGGCGGTCCCGGCCTATGACAAGGCGCTGTCGCTGGTGTCCGAAGAGAATCCAGAAGAACGCTGGTTTGCCCTTTATGCCCGCGGCATCGCGCTGGAACGGACAGGCCAGTTCGACCGTGCCGAGGAAGACTTGCTGGCCGCGATCGAAATCCAGCCGGAAGAGCCCAGCTTGCTGAATTACCTGGGTTATAGCTGGATCGACCGGAACGAGAACCTGGACCGGGCGCTCGAGATGATCC
This region of Paracoccus saliphilus genomic DNA includes:
- a CDS encoding tetratricopeptide repeat protein, which produces MDDVNTTRPNQALIAALIAGIFLPLATSSAAQEPPPPRPDNHEASLSEASSDDSPPAPLTKGLAGPFLAARMATVLNDYRAAARYFSQAVAQDPNDRYLQDGALVALISAGNLERAIELADQMATQGGGTELSALVRRVNLAQKGDWTGLLELLDADAADSNTKDNNLLDGLMRAWALLGTGNASDALATFEDMAKARDVAPMVQYHLALARAMVGDYEGAQSLLSNRQAGDHLLGLTARVQILAQLERRDEAIALLDSVQGIEAEPQLVELREKLESDEQITFDAVQNPADGLAQLLLTFASALASSPNPNPEPLSLIHARLAAWLSPDLGAARLTVAQLLQERRQFDLAEREFEAMRRMGEMRPVAELSRIDALSRAGRQDEAESAALSLTAAYPELPQAWVALGDLLRQQEKFSQAVPAYDKALSLVSEENPEERWFALYARGIALERTGQFDRAEEDLLAAIEIQPEEPSLLNYLGYSWIDRNENLDRALEMIRKAVELSPEDGYILDSLAWAYYRLGRYDEAVEPMEQAVARMSSDPLVNDHLGDIYWKVGRKREAEVQWQRALSLEPGESGEVEADRIRAKLKRGLDAVLAEEEESGESEQLPQPQAEAEAEPAPAD
- a CDS encoding electron transfer flavoprotein-ubiquinone oxidoreductase, which codes for MTDETQTLRESMEYDVVIVGAGPAGLSAAIRLKQINPEIEVVVLEKGSEVGAHILSGAVLDPSGLNRLIPDWKEKGAPVATEVVDDNFFVLGESGQMKVPNWPMPPLMNNHGNYIVSMGNVCRWLAEQAEELGVEVFPGMAASQVVWDGNRVKGVVAGEMGLNADGTPGPQYEPGMELHGKYVFIAEGVRGSLAKEIMAKLNLSEGHEPQKFGLGMKEIWEVAPEKFKKGRVVHTMGWPLGKNAGGGSFIYHFEDNQVLVGFVVHLNYENPHLYPYMEFQRFKHHPMVAELLEGGKRVAYGARAISEGGWQSIPELSFDGGVLLGCSAGLVNVPRIKGNHNAMISGIEAAEAAAAALAEGREGDRLEAYDAALRSGDVGKDLKRVRNVKPIWSKMGLWWSLALGGFDMWVANLTGWNPLGTWKHGKTDAQATGKASDYDPIDYPRPDGKLSFDRLTNVAFSFTNHEESQPCHLKLKDSAVPISVNLPEFAEPAQRYCPAGVYEVVEDGGDPRFVINFQNCVHCKTCDIKDPSQNINWTTPQGGDGPNYPNM